In one window of Streptomyces sp. NBC_01224 DNA:
- the rsrA gene encoding mycothiol system anti-sigma-R factor: MSCGEPHETDCSEVLDHLYEFLDHEMPDSDCSKFEVHFEECSPCLEKYGLEQAVKKLVKRCCGQDDVPTDLRSKVMGRIDLIRSGQAVPEQDVTASETGQPTVAKE, translated from the coding sequence ATGAGCTGCGGAGAGCCGCACGAGACGGACTGCTCAGAGGTCCTCGATCATCTCTACGAGTTTCTCGACCACGAGATGCCCGACAGCGACTGCTCCAAGTTCGAGGTGCACTTCGAGGAGTGCTCCCCGTGCCTGGAGAAGTACGGCCTGGAACAGGCCGTGAAGAAGCTGGTGAAGCGCTGCTGCGGCCAGGACGACGTGCCGACCGATCTGCGTTCCAAGGTGATGGGCCGGATCGACCTGATCCGCTCGGGGCAGGCGGTGCCCGAGCAGGACGTGACGGCGTCGGAGACCGGTCAGCCGACCGTCGCCAAGGAGTGA
- a CDS encoding HD-GYP domain-containing protein — MGATRGAARAYIPTAAVGALLCVLPALGTGAGTPWATVGLLTGLYLVCELPGRCPFFGSSVPIGAGSFFPLLLAAAFLLPPAAAALVAIPGSLVGRVEAPPATARRVWRTAQLAVTVWAASSVHGLLGGTATLGGTGTGTGPDRLPDLPYALLPACAAALAFSLVLTALDGSILVAAERLPVRRAWSGLLSRSLGPHLVHGLAGLMMAVLWRGPYGPLSALIVLLPMYISCWVFAQYHREHAAHRATIRALVQAVDIKDTYTRGHSERVGQASVLIARELGMDQGRLELLRFAGILHDVGKLGVPTRVLRKDGPLTPQERRVIELHPEYGHEIVRGIGFLGEARAAILHHHERLDGSGYPYGLSGREIPEFARVVAVADAFDAMTSTRSYRRGRPVPAALEELKRCAGTQFDPQMVRALVRAVDRHGWSAATVVVTADEAFWRPRREGAAGGGAEAVRGLVRPQPPDGPGTPGLQPSADRRR; from the coding sequence GTGGGAGCCACACGCGGGGCGGCGCGCGCGTACATTCCGACGGCCGCGGTCGGCGCCCTGTTATGTGTGCTCCCCGCGCTGGGAACGGGCGCCGGGACCCCGTGGGCCACTGTCGGACTGCTCACCGGGCTCTATCTGGTCTGTGAACTCCCCGGGCGCTGCCCCTTCTTCGGCAGCTCCGTGCCGATCGGCGCCGGATCGTTCTTTCCGCTGCTGCTCGCCGCCGCCTTTCTGCTGCCGCCGGCCGCGGCCGCCCTGGTCGCGATCCCCGGATCACTCGTCGGCCGGGTGGAGGCCCCGCCCGCGACCGCACGGCGTGTCTGGCGGACCGCGCAGCTCGCCGTCACCGTCTGGGCGGCCTCGTCCGTACACGGTCTGCTCGGCGGCACCGCCACGCTCGGCGGCACCGGCACCGGCACCGGCCCCGACCGGCTCCCCGACCTCCCGTACGCCCTGCTGCCCGCCTGCGCCGCCGCCCTGGCCTTCAGCCTCGTCCTGACCGCTCTGGACGGTTCCATCCTGGTCGCGGCCGAACGGCTGCCCGTCCGGCGTGCCTGGAGCGGACTGCTGTCCCGCTCGCTGGGACCGCATCTGGTGCACGGCCTCGCAGGGCTGATGATGGCCGTCCTGTGGCGCGGGCCGTACGGGCCGCTGTCCGCGCTCATCGTCCTGCTGCCGATGTACATCTCCTGCTGGGTCTTCGCCCAGTACCACCGCGAGCACGCCGCCCACCGCGCCACCATCAGGGCACTGGTACAGGCAGTCGACATCAAGGACACGTACACCCGCGGTCACAGCGAACGGGTCGGGCAGGCCTCCGTCCTCATCGCCCGCGAACTGGGCATGGACCAGGGCCGGCTGGAGCTCCTCCGGTTCGCCGGCATCCTGCACGACGTGGGCAAACTCGGCGTCCCCACCCGGGTGCTCCGCAAGGACGGACCGCTCACCCCTCAGGAGCGGCGGGTCATCGAACTGCATCCGGAGTACGGGCACGAGATCGTCCGCGGCATCGGCTTCCTCGGCGAGGCGCGGGCCGCGATCCTGCACCACCACGAACGGCTCGACGGCAGCGGCTACCCGTACGGGCTCAGCGGGCGGGAGATCCCCGAGTTCGCACGGGTCGTCGCGGTGGCGGACGCCTTCGACGCGATGACGTCGACCCGGTCGTACCGGCGGGGGAGGCCGGTGCCCGCGGCGCTGGAAGAGCTGAAGCGGTGTGCGGGTACGCAGTTCGATCCGCAGATGGTGCGGGCGTTGGTGCGGGCGGTGGACCGGCACGGGTGGTCGGCGGCGACAGTGGTGGTGACGGCGGACGAGGCGTTCTGGCGGCCGCGGAGGGAGGGGGCGGCGGGCGGGGGTGCCGAAGCCGTCCGGGGGCTGGTTCGTCCTCAACCGCCGGACGGCCCCGGCACCCCCGGTCTGCAGCCGTCCGCGGACCGTCGCCGATGA